From Thermodesulfovibrionales bacterium:
TCTTCTCTATTCTGGCTTCAATCCCGAGTTCTTTCACAGCCTTTTTTACCATATCTGCCATCCTTTCACAATTTGCACATCCTGTACCAAGAACCTTAATCTCCATGAGCGGTCCCCCTTTGAAATTTTTTAAATTCAATGAATCTTTTTCTTTCTACAGGCAGCATAGAAGCTGCAGCAATAAGCCCTGCCTTTATTATCAATGACTCAGGAACAGTCTCATAAACCTCACCTTTCATCTCTACTGTCCTGCATTCATTATCTCCGCAGACATCACAACAGGGATTCTTTCCTGTAGTTGCACCAAGCCATTCCTCAAGAGTTTTATCTCCTATCCATATCTTATTAGAAGCCATGGGATCCTTCTTAAACTCATCTATGCTAAGTTCCTTTTTTTCAAGGATGACTTTGATGCCAAGCGGCGACAGTACCTCCCTTAATTTTAAACAGGAATTATGAAGTTCTTCCTCCGTACCCTCACACCTTGGACAGGTTTTATTTTCGCTGTTAACAAGCCTCTGCCAGAGAATTTTGAGAATTAACATTCCGAACTCCTAAAGTATTGCATTAAAGAGATAACCCACAGCAATGATTGTTAATGTCATTATAACAACAAAAACTACAAGCAATGGCATCTTAAGCACCTTTCTGAGTATTATAAGCTCAGGGAGGGAAAGGGCTGTTACTGCCATCATAAAGGCAAGCACTGTTCCAATGCTCATCCCTTTTTCCATCAGTGCATACACAATAGGCGAAACCCCTGCTGCACTGGAATAAAGCGGCACACCCAGAGCGACTGCTACAGGTACGGCAAAGGGATTGTCCTTACCGGCGTACCTGACAAGAAAATTCTCAGGCACATAGCCGTGAATGAACCCACCTATGGCAATAGCAATAACAATGAAGAGCCAGACCCTTTTGAGGATATCTACCGTATTCCACCTTGCATACTCAAGCCGCTCTTTAAATGATTTACTTTCTCCATCAAATTTCTGTCCTGTTTTAATATGATAAACATATTCTTCCACCCATTTTTCAAGCTTAAGTTTTCCAATAATTATACCTGCCGTGATAGCAACTAAAAGACCGGTTCCAACATAGATGGCTGTAATCTTCCAGCCAAAAAGTCCCCATAACATAACAACCGCTACCTCATTTACCATGGGCGAGGAGATTAAAAATGAAAAGGTAACTCCAAGAGGAACACCTGCCTCAACAAATCCTATAAAAAGTGGTACAGCTGAACAGGAACAGAAGGGCGTTACTACACCTAGCAGTGCTGCTAGAATATTTCCTATAAATTCTTTTTTATGCGAAAGAATCATTCTTGTCTTCTCTGGAGGGAAAAAGCTTCTTATAATCGAAACGATGAAGATAATTACTGATAGTAGAATAAATATCTTTATAGTGTCGTATATAAAGAATTCAATGGCCT
This genomic window contains:
- a CDS encoding DUF2703 domain-containing protein, which codes for MLILKILWQRLVNSENKTCPRCEGTEEELHNSCLKLREVLSPLGIKVILEKKELSIDEFKKDPMASNKIWIGDKTLEEWLGATTGKNPCCDVCGDNECRTVEMKGEVYETVPESLIIKAGLIAAASMLPVERKRFIEFKKFQRGTAHGD
- a CDS encoding permease; this translates as MLKEFATYIVYELIKLEPGSRLGEAIEFFIYDTIKIFILLSVIIFIVSIIRSFFPPEKTRMILSHKKEFIGNILAALLGVVTPFCSCSAVPLFIGFVEAGVPLGVTFSFLISSPMVNEVAVVMLWGLFGWKITAIYVGTGLLVAITAGIIIGKLKLEKWVEEYVYHIKTGQKFDGESKSFKERLEYARWNTVDILKRVWLFIVIAIAIGGFIHGYVPENFLVRYAGKDNPFAVPVAVALGVPLYSSAAGVSPIVYALMEKGMSIGTVLAFMMAVTALSLPELIILRKVLKMPLLVVFVVIMTLTIIAVGYLFNAIL